From Cognatishimia activa, one genomic window encodes:
- a CDS encoding LytTR family DNA-binding domain-containing protein produces MTSWTPLKMNPQEVVAVRALRKAAIQSFGTPWILSLFLGITALIAFVAPKALPTDSILLIWLGTGGIAVVSVVYQITTGPWFVVIFARRHYSVLFSLIINSLIDVVLLTALAMPAISPEFIAEHGFIDVAFRVYMVLFLLTWAFVHVYLTLMENIFADILAKANLPTRIFPQFRTEKTDALQKLLPINVRGPVRYIQAQDKYVQVATFNGNHLLPMPLSQAVSKIDPQSGMRVHRSLWISWEEVDRVVYENGNPRIIGKDGEVWPVSRKHVKQLKSELLDREKG; encoded by the coding sequence GCACTTCGCAAGGCTGCCATTCAGTCGTTTGGTACTCCATGGATTCTATCACTGTTCCTTGGAATTACCGCGTTGATCGCCTTTGTGGCACCCAAGGCGCTACCAACTGATTCCATCCTTTTAATTTGGCTTGGAACCGGAGGAATTGCCGTGGTGTCGGTGGTTTATCAGATTACGACGGGCCCGTGGTTTGTCGTGATATTTGCTAGAAGACACTACTCTGTCCTCTTCAGCCTTATAATCAACAGTCTAATCGACGTGGTTTTGCTTACGGCCTTGGCCATGCCAGCAATTTCACCAGAATTCATCGCAGAGCATGGATTTATCGATGTCGCCTTCCGTGTCTATATGGTTTTATTCCTACTCACTTGGGCTTTCGTACATGTCTATCTGACATTGATGGAGAATATCTTCGCAGACATATTGGCGAAGGCAAATCTCCCGACCCGGATATTTCCCCAATTTCGAACTGAGAAAACTGATGCGCTGCAAAAGCTTCTTCCCATCAATGTTCGGGGGCCCGTTCGCTACATCCAAGCGCAAGATAAATATGTGCAGGTCGCAACGTTCAATGGAAACCATCTTCTGCCCATGCCTCTGAGCCAAGCGGTGTCGAAGATCGATCCACAAAGCGGCATGCGAGTTCATCGTTCGCTTTGGATCAGCTGGGAGGAAGTCGACCGCGTGGTTTATGAAAACGGCAACCCACGCATCATTGGCAAAGACGGTGAAGTTTGGCCCGTGAGCCGAAAGCATGTAAAGCAGCTCAAGTCCGAGCTTCTAGACCGTGAGAAAGGTTGA
- the hemE gene encoding uroporphyrinogen decarboxylase has product MAEQKTILRALAGETLPTPPIWMMRQAGRYLPEYRATRAQAGDFLSLCYNSELAAEVTLQPIRRYGFDASILFADILLLPQALGADLWFVTGEGPRLSTIQSQSDFDALKPAAAVHDKLAPIYETVRILRRELPSETTLIGFAGAPWTVATYMIAGRGTPDQGPAHALKDQHPELFQQVIDLIVEGTITYLSEQIKAGAEVVKLFDSWAGSLKGQDFDRYALEPTKRIIAALKELHPETPIIAFPRGAGERYAGFAQATGADCVAFDDGVTAEWVAKAVQPDGCVQGNLKSSHMVTGGDALVSETKRIVDALSNGPHIFNLGHGITPDADPENVQLMIDTVRSA; this is encoded by the coding sequence ATGGCTGAGCAAAAAACCATTCTGCGTGCATTGGCAGGAGAAACATTGCCGACGCCACCTATCTGGATGATGCGCCAAGCAGGTCGATACTTGCCGGAATATCGCGCTACGCGTGCGCAGGCGGGGGATTTTCTTTCGCTTTGCTATAACTCCGAACTGGCAGCCGAAGTGACCCTGCAGCCGATCCGTCGCTACGGTTTTGATGCCTCGATCCTATTTGCAGATATTTTGCTATTGCCGCAGGCGCTTGGGGCCGATCTTTGGTTTGTAACTGGAGAGGGGCCGCGGCTTTCCACCATCCAGTCTCAGTCGGATTTCGACGCCTTGAAACCTGCTGCTGCAGTTCATGACAAGCTCGCACCAATTTATGAAACCGTCCGCATCTTGCGTCGCGAATTGCCAAGCGAAACCACGCTGATCGGATTTGCTGGCGCACCATGGACGGTAGCAACTTATATGATCGCAGGGCGTGGTACGCCAGACCAAGGACCAGCCCACGCTCTGAAAGATCAGCATCCAGAACTGTTCCAGCAGGTCATCGATCTGATTGTAGAAGGCACCATTACCTATTTGTCTGAGCAAATTAAAGCCGGGGCAGAGGTTGTGAAGCTTTTTGACAGCTGGGCAGGCTCCCTCAAAGGCCAGGACTTTGACCGCTATGCTCTGGAACCCACCAAACGCATTATTGCAGCATTGAAAGAGCTGCATCCGGAAACACCGATCATTGCTTTCCCGCGCGGCGCCGGCGAACGCTATGCAGGCTTTGCACAGGCAACCGGAGCAGATTGCGTAGCCTTTGATGATGGCGTCACAGCAGAGTGGGTTGCGAAGGCCGTTCAACCTGATGGCTGTGTTCAGGGCAACTTGAAGTCATCTCATATGGTGACAGGTGGAGATGCACTGGTTTCCGAAACCAAACGGATCGTTGACGCGTTGAGCAATGGCCCACATATCTTCAATTTGGGCCATGGCATCACGCCTGATGCTGATCCAGAGAATGTTCAGCTGATGATCGATACTGTGCGAAGCGCCTGA
- the hemC gene encoding hydroxymethylbilane synthase: protein MTVTMPTPDAPLKIGTRGSPLALAQAYETRHRLAEAFNLDEAAFHIEVIKTTGDDRQMIAADRPLKEIGNKGLFTKEIEDAMLRGDIDIAVHSTKDMPTEQPEGLVLETFLPREDVRDAFISVKYGSISELPAGAKVGTSSLRRRAQLMQIRPDLDIVEFRGNVQTRLKKLNDGVADCSFLAMAGLTRLGMLDQATSAIEAEEMLPAVAQGAIGIECRANDKRAEHMLAAIHHAETGHRVLCERAFLRALDGSCETPIAALSVVEGDTIHLRGEILRPDGSQSLKTEGKSALSDAESLGRRLGEELLVQAGADFFDFR, encoded by the coding sequence ATGACAGTGACCATGCCAACACCCGATGCACCCTTGAAAATAGGCACCCGAGGCTCTCCGCTTGCGCTTGCGCAGGCCTATGAGACGCGCCATCGATTGGCCGAGGCGTTTAATCTGGATGAAGCCGCTTTTCACATCGAAGTGATTAAAACCACTGGTGATGATCGCCAGATGATCGCAGCGGATCGCCCGTTGAAAGAAATCGGGAACAAGGGGCTATTCACCAAAGAAATTGAAGATGCCATGCTGCGCGGCGACATTGATATCGCTGTGCATTCCACGAAGGACATGCCAACCGAACAGCCTGAAGGTCTGGTGCTTGAAACCTTCCTGCCGCGTGAAGATGTGCGCGATGCGTTTATCTCGGTAAAATATGGCTCTATTTCAGAACTACCCGCCGGAGCGAAGGTTGGCACCTCTTCCTTGCGTCGTCGCGCTCAGCTGATGCAGATTCGCCCGGATCTCGACATCGTTGAATTCCGGGGCAATGTCCAGACGCGGTTGAAAAAGCTGAACGATGGGGTCGCGGATTGCTCATTCCTTGCCATGGCGGGGCTCACACGCTTGGGCATGCTGGATCAGGCGACATCCGCAATTGAAGCAGAAGAAATGCTGCCTGCCGTGGCGCAAGGAGCCATTGGTATTGAATGCCGCGCGAACGATAAACGCGCGGAACATATGCTTGCAGCCATTCATCATGCAGAGACCGGGCACCGTGTCCTGTGCGAGCGGGCCTTTTTGCGCGCGCTTGACGGATCATGTGAGACCCCAATTGCAGCGCTATCTGTCGTCGAAGGTGACACAATTCACCTACGCGGAGAAATTCTGCGGCCAGACGGCTCCCAGAGCCTGAAAACTGAAGGCAAGTCTGCACTGAGTGACGCCGAAAGCTTAGGACGTCGTCTGGGGGAAGAGTTGCTGGTGCAAGCCGGAGCTGACTTCTTCGATTTCCGTTAA